In Humulus lupulus chromosome 7, drHumLupu1.1, whole genome shotgun sequence, the following are encoded in one genomic region:
- the LOC133791214 gene encoding laccase-4-like, giving the protein MEMFSWIRFLIVVVACLFPSSVECMVRHYKFNVVLQNSTKLCSTKPIVTVNGRFPGPTIYAREDDTVLVKVVNHVQYNLSIHWHGIRQIRTGWADGPAYITQCPIQPGQQYIYNYTLIGQRGTLWWHAHILWLRATVHGAIVILPKPGVPYPFPAPHKEKVIMLGEWWKSDVEAVINEALKSGLAPNVSDAHTINGQAGPISGCSSQGGFNLPVENGKRYLLRIVNAALNEELFFKIAGHQVTVVEVDAVYTKPFKTDTIVIAPGQTTNVLLDADQKAGKYLVAASPFMDSPAIIVDNKTATATLHYSGTLSSSRTILTSTPSRNATSIADNFTKSLRSLNSNKYPARVPLQIEHSLLFTVGLGINPCPTCINGSRVVADINNVTFVMPKISLLQAHVFNISGVFTDDFPGKPPVTYNFTGTQPNNFATTNGTRLYRLSYNSTVQLVLQDTGMLTPENHPVHLHGFNFFEVGRGSGNFNNKTDPKKFNLVDPVERNTVGVPSGGWVAIRFRADNPGVWFMHCHLEVHTTWGLKMAFVVDNGKGPNESILPPPKDLPKC; this is encoded by the exons ATGGAGATGTTTTCTTGGATTCGGTTCTTAATAGTGGTGGTGGCATGTTTATTTCCGTCGTCGGTCGAATGCATGGTTCGACACTACAAGTTTAAC GTGGTGTTGCAGAACAGCACAAAATTGTGTTCTACCAAGCCCATTGTGACTGTCAATGGAAGGTTTCCTGGTCCAACTATATATGCAAGGGAGGACGACACCGTTTTGGTCAAGGTGGTCAACCACGTCCAATACAATCTCAGCATCCACTG gcatGGAATCAGACAAATCAGAACAGGCTGGGCTGACGGGCCTGCATACATTACGCAATGTCCAATTCAGCCAGGCCAACAATACATATACAACTATACTCTCATAGGCCAAAGAGGCACTCTATGGTGGCACGCACACATTCTATGGCTCAGAGCTACTGTCCATGGAGCCATAGTCATCTTACCCAAACCCGGTGTCCCAtatccatttcccgcaccacatAAGGAAAAAGTTATTATGTTAG GCGAGTGGTGGAAATCAGATGTGGAAGCAGTGATTAACGAGGCTTTGAAATCTGGTTTGGCTCCAAATGTTTCTGATGCCCACACAATCAATGGCCAAGCCGGCCCTATCTCAGGTTGCTCCTCGCAAG GAGGGTTTAACTTACCAGTAGAAAATGGCAAGAGATATCTGCTCAGAATCGTCAATGCTGCACTCAATGAAGAGCTCTTTTTCAAGATCGCCGGCCACCAAGTCACTGTTGTCGAAGTTGATGCTGTTTACACCAAACCCTTCAAAACAGACACCATTGTCATAGCCCCAGGTCAAACAACCAACGTCCTCCTCGACGCTGACCAAAAAGCTGGAAAGTATCTAGTTGCTGCATCTCCATTCATGGATTCTCCAGCGATCATCGTCGATAACAAGACTGCCACCGCCACTTTGCATTACTCAGGAACCCTTTCTAGCTCCCGCACCATCCTCACCTCTACACCTTCCAGAAACGCCACATCAATCGCTGATAACTTCACCAAATCCTTAAGGAGCCTCAACTCTAATAAATACCCAGCTAGGGTTCCACTACAAATTGAGCATTCTTTGTTATTTACCGTTGGACTCGGAATCAACCCTTGCCCCACTTGCATCAATGGCAGTCGAGTAGTGGCTGATATCAACAATGTCACATTTGTTATGCCCAAAATTTCTCTCCTTCAAGCTCATGTCTTCAATATTAGCGGAGTTTTCACTGACGATTTCCCTGGAAAACCGCCAGTGACTTATAATTTTACTGGAACGCAGCCAAATAACTTTGCCACCACGAATGGAACTAGGCTTTACAGACTTTCTTATAATTCTACAGTTCAGCTAGTTTTGCAGGATACTGGGATGCTAACTCCTGAAAACCATCCAGTTCATTTGCATGGCTTTAATTTCTTTGAAGTTGGAAGAGGATCAGGAAATTTTAACAACAAAACAGATCCAAAGAAGTTCAATCTAGTTGACCCGGTTGAGAGGAATACTGTGGGAGTGCCTTCAGGTGGATGGGTTGCTATTAGATTTAGGGCTGATAATCCAG GTGTTTGGTTTATGCATTGTCATTTGGAAGTGCATACGACATGGGGGCTAAAAATGGCATTTGTGGTGGACAATGGAAAAGGGCCCAATGAATCTATTCTACCACCTCCAAAGGATCTTCCAAAGTGTTAA